The proteins below come from a single Rosa rugosa chromosome 2, drRosRugo1.1, whole genome shotgun sequence genomic window:
- the LOC133731175 gene encoding uncharacterized protein LOC133731175, whose amino-acid sequence MEIARGVGTPLQIDKATRERQFGYFARVLIDVDLAGELPPSLMVERETHCFQIEVVYENVCTHCGRVGHMADQCRALKSSNKEQNAQVQKAVKKPSLIGRQEYRPRTAVNNVSEQNLDTTPQVQLSPDVANHEQITKFAEDVLTEAIDQELDRIADLVIIEPITNGKAGCCRGNITPLINMNNSVILANKETEAGVDTTPNDFVVVVGPTILEDPSVNISDEDDEVEMCDDDVSSNMELNAYSTAQPTNPLSHSGQSWHDMVEEENIIDLADLATGLAPPGFEHVATLAKDVSLITGHGDNGDTENGFTPVLSKSQQKKQRRQATLALARENPYPKRDRTKNKKYNQ is encoded by the coding sequence ATGGAGATTGCTCGGGGGGTCGGAACTCCATTGCAAATTGATAAAGCCACAAGGGAAAGACAATTTGGCTACTTTGCTAGAGTCTTAATTGATGTGGATCTTGCTGGTGAACTACCACCTTCTTTGATGGTTGAGCGTGAAACTCATTGTTTTCAAATTGAAGTAGTCTATGAGAATGTGTGTACTCATTGTGGGAGGGTTGGCCACATGGCTGACCAATGCAGGGCCTTGAAGAGCTCTAACAAAGAGCAAAATGCTCAAGTACAAAAGGCAGTTAAAAAGCCTTCTCTCATTGGGCGTCAAGAGTATCGTCCCAGGACGGCTGTAAACAATGTTTCTGAGCAAAACTTGGACACTACTCCTCAGGTGCAACTCTCCCCTGATGTTGCAAACCATGAACAGATTACTAAATTTGCAGAAGATGTTCTCACTGAGGCCATTGACCAGGAATTGGATCGTATTGCAGATTTGGTCATTATTGAACCCATAACCAACGGGAAGGCTGGATGTTGTAGAGGCAACATAACTCCTCTTATCAATATGAATAATTCTGTCATCCTTGCAAATAAGGAAACTGAAGCAGGGGTTGACACTACTCCTAATGATTTTGTTGTAGTTGTTGGTCCAACTATTTTGGAGGACCCTTCGGTCAATATTTctgatgaggatgatgaagtTGAGATGTGTGATGATGATGTGAGCTCCAACATGGAGCTAAATGCTTATAGTACTGCCCAGCCAACCAACCCCCTTTCACATAGTGGTCAGAGTTGGCATGATATGGTGGAAGAGGAAAATATTATTGATCTGGCAGATTTAGCTACGGGTCTTGCTCCCCCGGGATTCGAACATGTTGCAACTTTAGCCAAGGATGTCTCATTAATTACTGGTCATGGGGATAACGGAGATACAGAGAATGGTTTCACACCGGTTCTCTCTAAGTCTCAACAGAAGAAACAAAGACGACAAGCTACTCTAGCTCTTGCTCGTGAAAACCCTTATCCAAAGAGGGAcagaacaaagaataaaaagtaCAATCAATGA
- the LOC133728960 gene encoding E3 ubiquitin-protein ligase WAV3-like, giving the protein MFSSMATASVQGSIAGGLGDPDRIFFGGFPYYFKEEQIRELVESFGPLRSFELVTDGGRGNNSIAAYCVYQDVSVTDIACRALNGIRMGAQTLIARRANHGANQQPEPHSSSQENCSICWCSLTTGQGQAIFTAECSHRFHYPCIANNVQHGNLYCPVCRVKWDKNNVPFQVPPPQQTRIPFRQFPMPQQPHWNYPHLPYQQPHWNHPQYPFEQQPQDPPEPLTFSDDEPLQSLTSPVQSSSHQNVTVKTYAEFSAISAAESSSKFPVLVSIRAPPLKDSEGHGRTPIDLVTVLDVSGSMTGSKLDLVKRAVKFVIENLGSSDRLSIVSFSSNSKRVLPLQRMTADGRESAILAVESLRAGGGTNIAEALKKGTKVLEDRSERNPVSSIILLSDGQDNYCRSGSQILNQLPASIRSSDMQQEIPVHAFGFGQDHDASIMHAISDASGGTFSFIESVGMIQDGFALCIGGLLSVVAQELRLTVRSASAGVKIVSIPSGRHVSQISDEGQQGVVDIGNMYAEEEKQFLVYLLVPPSASHVKMPLLDVTCVYKDLASNELMQVQGERVEILRPEVCSPAEKAVSLEVDRQRNRIVVAETIAEAQRLAEMGNLEGARALLAERRATVLASAAAQAGDGLSNLFETELREVMERMASMDLYANSGRAYALAGMSSHSRQRASARGDTITSCLFGASNRVNFSSGANALMQQSGASACFGAPAGFGGASFSSGAAPGGSQCSSAVGAFETPAMVRMVEKSQKSNQSGQ; this is encoded by the exons ATGTTTTCGTCTATGGCTACTGCATCTGTTCAA GGTTCTATTGCTGGTGGGCTTGGGGATCCTGATCGAATTTTTTTTGGTGGATTCCCTTATTACTTTAAAGAAGAACAGATCAGGGAGTTGGTAGAGTCCTTCGGACCCCTTCGCAGTTTTGAACTAGTGACAGATGGAGGCAGAGGAAACAACTCAATTGCTGCCTATTGCGTTTACCAGGATGTTTCAGTTACAGACATTGCTTGTCGTGCCCTGAATGGGATTCGAATGGGTGCCCAGACACTGATTGCTAGGCGTGCTAATCATGGTGCCAACCAGCAGCCGGAACCACATTCTTCTTCTCAA GAAAATTGCAGTATTTGCTGGTGTAGCCTGACAACTGGCCAAGGCCAAGCGATCTTTACTGCTGAGTGCTCCCACCGTTTCCACTACCCTTGTATTGCCAACAATGTTCAGCATGGAAATCTTTACTGCCCTGTCTGCAGAGTAAAATGGGACAAGAATAATGTACCTTTCCAAGTTCCTCCTCCTCAACAGACCAGGATCCCTTTCAGGCAGTTCCCAATGCCGCAGCAACCCCATTGGAATTATCCTCACCTCCCATATCAGCAGCCGCATTGGAATCATCCTCAGTACCCATTTGAGCAGCAACCCCAGGACCCTCCTGAGCCACTTACCTTCTCTGATGATGAACCTCTCCAGTCATTGACCTCACCTGTTCAATCCTCCTCCCACCAGAATGTGACAGTTAAGACTTATGCAGAGTTCTCTGCTATCTCTGCTGCGGAGTCTAGCTCAAAGTTTCCTGTCCTTGTCAGCATCCGTGCACCACCCCTTAAGGATTCTGAGGGCCATGGTCGTACTCCCATTGACCTTGTAACAGTTCTGGATGTAAGTGGCAGCATGACTGGCTCGAAGCTTGACCTTGTCAAGCGTGCTGTCAAATTTGTCATAGAAAACTTGGGGTCTTCAGACAGACTTTCTATTGTCTCATTCTCATCAAATTCTAAGAGAGTTCTTCCTCTCCAAAGGATGACTGCTGATGGCCGTGAAAGTGCCATACTAGCCGTCGAGTCTCTTAGAGCAGGTGGTGGAACTAACATTGCCGAAGCACTCAAGAAAGGAACTAAGGTCCTTGAAGATCGGAGCGAAAGGAACCCAGTTTCTAGCATCATCCTCTTATCCGACGGCCAAGATAACTACTGTCGAAGTGGAAGCCAAATTTTGAACCAATTGCCTGCTTCCATTCGTTCTAGTGACATGCAACAGGAAATCCCAGTCCACGCATTTGGGTTTGGCCAAGACCATGATGCAAGCATTATGCATGCTATTTCTGATGCATCTGGTGGTACCTTTTCATTCATTGAATCAGTTGGCATGATACAAGATGGTTTTGCTTTGTGCATTGGTGGTCTTCTCAGTGTAGTGGCTCAGGAACTTCGCCTCACAGTAAGGTCAGCATCAGCTGGGGTGAAGATTGTTTCAATACCATCAGGGAGACATGTCAGCCAGATTTCTGATGAGGGCCAGCAAGGTGTAGTTGATATTGGAAATATGTATGCAGAAGAGGAGAAACAATTTCTGGTCTACCTGTTAGTTCCACCCTCAGCTTCACATGTTAAGATGCCATTGTTAGATGTAACATGCGTGTACAAAGATCTTGCTTCAAATGAGTTGATGCAGGTGCAAGGTGAGAGAGTAGAGATACTGAGACCTGAGGTTTGTTCCCCTGCAGAAAAGGCAGTGTCTTTGGAGGTTGATCGACAGCGGAACAGAATTGTGGTTGCTGAAACTATTGCAGAGGCACAAAGGTTGGCTGAGATGGGAAACCTGGAAGGTGCACGGGCACTTTTGGCTGAACGAAGAGCAACTGTCTTAGCATCAGCAGCAGCTCAAGCTGGGGATGGTCTCAGTAATTTGTTTGAAACTGAGCTTAGAGAAGTCATGGAGAGAATGGCATCTATGGACTTGTACGCTAACTCAGGGCGTGCTTACGCTCTCGCAGGGATGAGTTCTCATTCTCGACAGAGGGCTTCAGCTAGGGGTGACACAATAACCTCATGTCTCTTTGGTGCCTCCAACCGTGTGAATTTCTCTAGCGGTGCCAATGCCTTAATGCAGCAGTCGGGTGCCTCTGCTTGTTTTGGCGCCCCTGCAGGTTTCGGTGGTGCTAGTTTTTCATCCGGTGCCGCCCCAGGTGGAAGTCAATGCTCTTCTGCAGTTGGTGCTTTTGAAACACCTGCTATGGTTAGAATGGTAGAAAAATCACAGAAGAGCAATCAATCTGGGCAATAA